A genomic window from Streptomyces brevispora includes:
- the mnhG gene encoding monovalent cation/H(+) antiporter subunit G → MSVWLRITDTAGAVLVLLGAAICLLGVIGMLKLPDVLSRSHAATKPQSLGILIVLAGVALRLRSGMDMATLALIGFFQLMTGPVAAHLVARSAYRTGQIDHSELLFDELDEQLTEEN, encoded by the coding sequence ATGAGTGTCTGGCTCCGGATCACCGACACGGCAGGCGCGGTCCTGGTCCTGCTCGGCGCGGCCATCTGCCTGCTGGGAGTGATCGGCATGCTGAAGCTGCCGGACGTGCTGTCCCGCAGCCACGCGGCCACCAAGCCGCAGTCCCTCGGCATCCTGATCGTGCTGGCCGGGGTCGCGCTGCGGCTGCGCAGCGGCATGGACATGGCGACCCTGGCCCTGATCGGCTTCTTCCAGCTGATGACCGGTCCGGTCGCCGCGCACCTGGTCGCGCGTTCCGCGTACCGGACCGGGCAGATCGACCACAGCGAACTCCTCTTCGACGAGTTGGACGAGCAACTGACCGAGGAGAACTGA
- a CDS encoding GH32 C-terminal domain-containing protein, which translates to MSCRCGSGAWPVRFSAARDRRFAGAAFDLAAALVPDTTGTSGLRLITAADGSEHLDIRLDPAAGHLTVDRSHASLDTRARGGSYTLPFPAKQRPGSPVELRVIVDRSIAEIYLGDEQVLTLRFYPLGEGPWRLQARTTGTLRSEFAVEAWDLTQADALREPTLTGRGWAPTD; encoded by the coding sequence TTGTCGTGTCGGTGCGGGTCCGGCGCCTGGCCCGTCCGGTTCTCGGCTGCCCGCGACAGACGTTTCGCCGGAGCTGCCTTCGATCTGGCAGCCGCCCTCGTTCCCGACACCACGGGGACGAGCGGGCTGCGGCTGATCACCGCCGCCGACGGCTCCGAACACCTCGACATCCGTCTCGACCCCGCGGCCGGACACCTCACCGTCGACCGCAGCCACGCGTCGCTCGACACACGAGCCCGGGGAGGCTCGTACACCCTGCCCTTCCCAGCCAAGCAGCGCCCCGGCAGTCCCGTCGAACTGCGCGTGATCGTGGACCGCTCGATAGCCGAGATCTACCTTGGCGACGAACAGGTCCTCACCCTGCGGTTCTATCCACTGGGTGAAGGGCCGTGGCGGCTCCAAGCCCGTACGACGGGCACCCTGCGCAGTGAATTCGCGGTCGAAGCCTGGGACCTGACCCAGGCAGACGCCCTGAGAGAGCCGACCCTTACAGGCCGGGGATGGGCGCCGACCGACTGA
- a CDS encoding P1 family peptidase, with protein sequence MRARELGIPLTGEPGPWNAITDVPGVEVGYVTLCEGDDVRTGVTALLPRGRDRVGLPCAAGWHSFNGNGEMTGTAWIEESGSLAVPVLITNTYAVGPVHRGVVDWVRANCRDMAPEWLLPVVTETWDGHLNDIHGTAVESRHAAAAIEAASTGPVEEGCVGGGTGMRCYGFKGGSGTASRVVEYGDDRYTVGAFVQANFGARRELVVAGVPVGPELPDRPGPVPDGERQVPPGAGSVIVVVATDAPLLPGQCKALARRVTLGLARTGTTGSHFSGDIFLAFSTANESALTSTFPADDGSAPYESMRFVPWGRMDPFYGAVVESVEEAVLNVLTGAHSMTGRDGHHVRALPLDRLSELLAARGAVAE encoded by the coding sequence ATGAGGGCACGCGAGCTGGGCATACCGCTGACCGGCGAGCCGGGTCCGTGGAACGCGATCACGGACGTTCCCGGTGTCGAGGTCGGTTATGTGACCCTGTGCGAGGGCGACGACGTACGCACCGGAGTGACCGCGCTCCTGCCCCGCGGCCGGGACCGTGTGGGTCTGCCCTGCGCGGCCGGCTGGCACTCGTTCAACGGCAACGGCGAGATGACCGGCACCGCCTGGATCGAGGAGAGCGGCTCACTCGCGGTGCCGGTGCTCATCACCAACACGTACGCGGTCGGCCCGGTGCACCGCGGGGTGGTCGACTGGGTGCGCGCCAACTGCCGTGACATGGCACCGGAGTGGCTGCTGCCGGTGGTCACCGAGACCTGGGACGGCCACCTCAACGACATCCACGGCACGGCCGTGGAGTCACGCCACGCCGCGGCCGCCATCGAGGCGGCGTCGACCGGCCCGGTCGAGGAAGGCTGCGTCGGCGGCGGTACGGGGATGCGCTGCTACGGCTTCAAGGGCGGCTCGGGGACCGCGTCGCGGGTGGTGGAGTACGGCGATGACCGCTACACCGTGGGCGCGTTCGTCCAGGCCAACTTCGGTGCGCGGCGCGAACTGGTGGTGGCCGGTGTGCCGGTGGGCCCCGAACTGCCCGACCGCCCCGGGCCGGTACCGGACGGTGAGCGCCAGGTGCCGCCCGGTGCGGGCTCGGTGATCGTGGTGGTGGCGACGGACGCACCGCTGCTCCCGGGACAGTGCAAGGCGCTGGCCCGCCGCGTCACCCTGGGCCTCGCCCGCACCGGCACCACCGGCAGCCATTTCTCCGGGGACATCTTCCTGGCCTTCTCCACGGCCAACGAGTCCGCGCTGACCAGTACGTTCCCCGCCGATGACGGCAGCGCCCCGTACGAGTCGATGCGCTTCGTGCCGTGGGGCCGGATGGACCCCTTCTACGGTGCGGTCGTCGAGTCGGTGGAGGAGGCGGTGCTCAACGTGCTGACCGGGGCCCACTCGATGACCGGCCGCGACGGCCACCACGTCCGGGCACTGCCGCTGGACAGGCTGTCCGAACTGCTGGCGGCACGCGGGGCGGTGGCCGAATAG
- a CDS encoding transposase family protein, giving the protein MPTKAATRRHHRLRARAVRCTDPHPWRRLTPGRQALLALAHPRCGDTYAQLAAGFGIGIATVFRCIREAIEVLAALAPSLSEVMRTASRPAFVILDGTLLPIDRMAADTPDCSGKHKRHGMNIQVLTDPSGRLRWASPALPGSTHDLTAARAHGIVEALTGARLKCWADKAYQGAGGPVRVPFRGRRLKRRKRRHNSSHARIRCLGEQAMATLKGWRLLRKLRCNTTRITDIVKAVLVLHHAST; this is encoded by the coding sequence ATGCCAACGAAGGCAGCCACACGTCGTCACCACCGATTACGGGCCAGAGCCGTTCGCTGTACAGACCCGCACCCGTGGCGGCGGCTGACGCCGGGCCGCCAGGCCCTGTTGGCCCTGGCCCACCCGCGCTGTGGCGACACCTACGCCCAGCTCGCCGCCGGGTTCGGCATCGGGATCGCTACAGTCTTCCGCTGCATCCGTGAGGCGATAGAGGTCCTGGCCGCGCTCGCGCCGAGCCTCTCCGAGGTCATGCGGACCGCGAGCCGGCCGGCCTTCGTGATCCTCGACGGAACGCTCCTGCCGATCGACCGGATGGCCGCCGACACCCCGGACTGCTCCGGCAAACATAAACGCCATGGAATGAACATTCAGGTCCTGACCGACCCGTCCGGACGGCTGCGGTGGGCTTCGCCGGCCCTTCCAGGTTCCACGCACGACCTGACCGCCGCCCGTGCTCACGGCATCGTCGAGGCACTCACCGGTGCACGGCTCAAGTGCTGGGCGGACAAGGCGTACCAAGGCGCGGGCGGACCCGTCCGGGTCCCGTTCCGGGGCCGCCGCCTGAAGAGACGGAAGCGCCGCCACAACAGCAGCCACGCCAGGATCCGCTGCCTCGGCGAGCAGGCCATGGCCACTCTCAAGGGCTGGCGCCTCCTGCGGAAGCTCCGCTGCAACACCACCCGGATCACCGACATCGTGAAGGCCGTCCTCGTCCTTCATCACGCATCAACGTGA
- a CDS encoding Na+/H+ antiporter subunit A has protein sequence MTALIVCHFVLAACAHPLVRRLGTRAFVVLALPPAATTCWAFAQWDTAASGASVTWSWKWIPAYDVSLGLRLDALAELMVLLAAGIGTLVLLYCASYFTDDTQQLAGFGGNLLAFAGAMLALVLTDDLISLYVFWELTTVFSYLLIGYNSEQRHSRRSALQALTVTTLGGLAMLVGFLIIGQASGTYSISAILADPPRTSVAVSVAVVLILCGALSKSAIWPFSVWLPNAMAAPTPVSAYLHAAAMVKAGVYLVARLAPGFADVPVWRPVVMVLGAATMLLGGWRALRLNDLKLVLAYGTVSQLGFLTLLAGVGNRDGALAAAVMILGHALFKAPLFLVTGIVDHAAGTRDLRGLSGVGRALPHVCAVAVTAAASMAALPPLLGFAAKEAAFDALLHGDTADRWALGITVAGSMLTVAYTVRFVWGAFLRKPGVADTPVHRVGWAFLTPPALLAGCGLVLGPGVGWTDRLLSAYADAFPAPAHPYHLALWHGFGTALLLSAVALAGGAALFVWRGEITRFSRRIAWPTADNVFGHLLLGLERLSLQVTGFVQRGSLSVYLATTLLVMLGGQLAVLGMDRPWEGAVAPRLWDVPLQGAFAVLTCAAALCCLTVRRRMKAVVLAGLTGYGTALLFVVQGGPDLALTQFCVETVSMVVFVLVLRRMPVHFQESVSSWRRAVRIPVALAAAATLSVVVWVAAAARTAKPAGAAMVEETAHHGLKDVVATILVDLRAWDTMGESAVLAAAAIGVTSLIYLHRRTEEAASPPERRRQTAWSVSTTRLAGLPQGDEGAPERSWLAAGDTLAPEHRSVVFEVVARLLFHPILVLSVYLLFCAENMPGGGFVGGLVAGVALITRYLAGGRFELAQAAPLQPGLFAGVGLFLSTGVALLGLTDGTVLHAWTHDGRLPLIGEYHFGTPVVFDFGVYLLVLGVVLDIVRALGAKIDRQIERAAAEQAAGARPGPAPGPPPGPASGPAPGPASGPAPGTGGAG, from the coding sequence ATGACCGCGCTCATCGTCTGCCACTTCGTCCTGGCCGCATGCGCCCACCCGCTGGTCCGGCGGCTGGGCACGCGCGCCTTCGTCGTACTCGCCCTGCCCCCGGCCGCCACCACCTGCTGGGCCTTCGCCCAATGGGACACCGCGGCCTCCGGCGCCTCGGTCACCTGGTCGTGGAAGTGGATCCCGGCCTACGACGTCTCCCTCGGTCTGCGCCTCGACGCGCTCGCCGAACTGATGGTGCTGCTCGCGGCCGGCATCGGCACGCTCGTCCTGCTCTACTGCGCCTCGTACTTCACCGACGACACCCAGCAACTGGCCGGATTTGGCGGGAACTTGCTCGCCTTCGCCGGGGCGATGCTCGCCCTCGTGCTCACCGACGACCTGATCTCGCTCTATGTGTTCTGGGAGCTGACCACGGTCTTCTCCTACCTGCTGATCGGATACAACAGCGAGCAACGGCACAGCCGCCGCTCCGCCCTCCAGGCGCTCACCGTCACCACGCTCGGCGGCCTCGCCATGCTGGTCGGCTTCCTGATCATCGGCCAGGCGTCCGGCACGTACAGCATCTCCGCGATCCTCGCCGATCCGCCCCGCACGAGCGTCGCCGTCTCGGTGGCCGTGGTGCTGATCCTGTGCGGGGCGCTGTCCAAGTCGGCGATCTGGCCGTTCAGCGTCTGGCTCCCGAACGCCATGGCCGCGCCCACACCCGTCAGCGCCTATCTGCACGCCGCCGCCATGGTCAAGGCCGGCGTCTACCTGGTCGCCCGCCTCGCACCCGGATTCGCCGACGTTCCGGTATGGCGGCCCGTCGTGATGGTCCTCGGCGCCGCGACCATGCTGCTCGGCGGCTGGCGGGCGCTGCGGCTCAACGACCTCAAGCTCGTACTCGCCTACGGCACCGTCAGCCAGCTCGGCTTCCTCACACTGCTCGCCGGTGTCGGCAACCGTGACGGGGCGCTGGCCGCCGCCGTGATGATTCTCGGCCACGCCCTGTTCAAGGCACCGCTGTTCCTGGTCACCGGCATCGTCGACCACGCGGCCGGCACCCGGGACCTGCGCGGACTCTCCGGCGTCGGACGGGCGTTGCCGCATGTCTGCGCCGTCGCCGTGACCGCCGCCGCGTCCATGGCCGCGCTGCCCCCGCTGCTGGGCTTCGCCGCGAAGGAGGCCGCCTTCGACGCGCTGCTGCACGGCGACACCGCGGACCGCTGGGCGCTGGGCATCACGGTCGCGGGGTCGATGCTGACCGTCGCGTACACCGTCCGGTTCGTCTGGGGTGCCTTCCTGCGCAAGCCCGGCGTCGCCGACACCCCGGTCCACCGGGTCGGCTGGGCCTTCCTGACCCCGCCCGCACTGCTCGCCGGCTGCGGGCTGGTCCTCGGTCCCGGCGTCGGGTGGACCGACCGGCTGCTGAGCGCGTACGCGGACGCCTTCCCCGCGCCCGCGCATCCGTACCATCTCGCTCTCTGGCACGGATTCGGCACCGCGCTGCTGCTCTCGGCCGTCGCTTTGGCGGGCGGCGCCGCGCTCTTCGTATGGCGCGGCGAGATCACCCGGTTCTCCCGGCGGATCGCCTGGCCGACCGCCGACAATGTCTTCGGCCATCTGCTGCTCGGCCTCGAACGGCTCTCCCTCCAGGTCACCGGCTTCGTCCAGCGCGGCTCGCTCTCCGTCTACCTCGCCACCACGCTGCTCGTGATGCTCGGCGGGCAACTGGCCGTACTCGGCATGGACCGCCCCTGGGAGGGCGCCGTCGCGCCCCGGCTCTGGGACGTACCGCTGCAGGGCGCCTTCGCCGTGCTGACCTGTGCGGCGGCGCTGTGCTGCCTCACCGTCAGACGGCGCATGAAGGCCGTGGTGCTGGCCGGACTCACCGGATACGGGACCGCGTTGCTCTTCGTCGTCCAGGGCGGTCCGGACCTGGCGCTCACGCAGTTCTGCGTGGAGACCGTGTCGATGGTCGTGTTCGTGCTGGTGCTGCGACGGATGCCGGTGCACTTCCAGGAGTCGGTCAGCAGTTGGCGCCGTGCCGTGCGCATCCCGGTGGCGCTGGCCGCGGCGGCCACGCTGAGCGTGGTGGTGTGGGTCGCGGCGGCCGCGCGCACGGCAAAACCGGCTGGCGCCGCGATGGTCGAGGAGACCGCGCACCACGGGCTCAAGGACGTGGTGGCCACCATCCTGGTCGACCTGCGGGCCTGGGACACGATGGGGGAGTCCGCCGTGCTGGCCGCCGCGGCGATCGGTGTGACGAGCCTGATCTATCTGCACCGCCGCACCGAGGAGGCCGCATCGCCCCCGGAGAGACGGCGGCAGACCGCCTGGTCGGTGAGCACGACCCGGCTGGCGGGGCTGCCGCAGGGCGACGAAGGGGCGCCCGAGCGCAGTTGGCTGGCGGCCGGTGACACACTCGCGCCCGAGCACCGCTCGGTCGTCTTCGAGGTGGTGGCGCGGCTGCTGTTCCACCCGATCCTGGTGCTCTCGGTGTACCTGCTGTTCTGCGCCGAGAACATGCCGGGGGGCGGCTTCGTCGGTGGGCTGGTCGCCGGAGTCGCCCTGATCACCCGCTACCTGGCGGGCGGCCGCTTCGAACTCGCCCAGGCCGCACCCCTGCAACCCGGGCTCTTCGCCGGTGTCGGTCTCTTCCTCTCCACCGGGGTCGCGCTGCTGGGCCTCACCGACGGCACGGTCCTGCACGCCTGGACCCACGACGGACGGCTGCCGCTGATCGGTGAGTACCACTTCGGTACGCCGGTGGTCTTCGACTTCGGTGTCTATCTGCTGGTGCTGGGCGTGGTGCTGGACATCGTGCGGGCCCTCGGCGCCAAGATCGACCGGCAGATCGAGCGGGCCGCCGCCGAACAGGCGGCCGGAGCCCGCCCCGGTCCGGCCCCCGGTCCGCCCCCCGGACCCGCTTCCGGTCCGGCACCCGGACCTGCTTCCGGACCGGCCCCCGGCACGGGAGGCGCCGGATGA
- a CDS encoding Na+/H+ antiporter subunit E → MRRRLITLSYRNKKLPPFSCEFGGRRRRVLDLPLIAWLTVIWVLLWSSLNWANALTGAVVAVAVCLAFPLPGVDLGLRLHPGGILRLACFLLYDMYTSGVRVTRQIFGDHPHRAAVVAVPLRCRSDLMLTATAVAVSNVPGGSVVEVRRATATLFLHVLDADRPAELDAARRSAWRLEELTVRAFGTPDEIARVAVPPQTAPHTGERPGEQGEDA, encoded by the coding sequence GTGAGACGACGACTGATCACGCTCTCCTACCGGAACAAGAAGCTGCCACCCTTCAGCTGCGAGTTCGGCGGCCGCCGCCGGCGCGTGCTCGACCTCCCGCTGATCGCCTGGCTCACCGTCATCTGGGTGCTGCTCTGGTCCAGCCTGAACTGGGCCAACGCGCTCACCGGCGCGGTGGTCGCGGTCGCCGTCTGCCTGGCGTTCCCACTGCCAGGGGTCGACCTCGGCCTTCGCCTGCACCCCGGGGGCATCCTCCGGCTGGCCTGCTTTCTGCTCTACGACATGTACACCTCCGGCGTGCGGGTCACCCGGCAGATCTTCGGAGACCATCCGCACCGGGCCGCCGTGGTCGCCGTACCACTGCGCTGCCGCTCGGACCTGATGCTCACGGCGACCGCCGTCGCGGTGTCCAACGTGCCCGGCGGATCGGTCGTCGAGGTGCGCCGCGCCACGGCCACCCTCTTCCTGCACGTCCTCGACGCGGACCGGCCCGCCGAACTGGACGCGGCCCGGCGTTCCGCATGGCGCCTGGAGGAGCTGACGGTCCGGGCCTTCGGCACCCCCGACGAGATCGCCCGCGTCGCCGTACCACCACAGACGGCACCACACACCGGCGAGCGGCCGGGAGAACAGGGGGAGGACGCATGA
- a CDS encoding Na(+)/H(+) antiporter subunit C — MTVSASLLATAAVLCAVGGILMLTRPLTRILLGAVIAGNGINLLVLAATGTAGREPLLYGVALGEVTDPLPQAIALTAIVITLATTAFLLAMAYRSHQLTGTDEVHDDLEDRRIVLRAEVLGERDELREWYRAESDRTDAERRRYRQERRRLRARLRADRALQARGRDASGDLWHDVLGADPEHYAAAGDDESPGPAPGSGPTPAPGPGTGPDTAPDDANRGDTG, encoded by the coding sequence ATGACCGTCAGCGCCTCGCTCCTCGCCACCGCAGCGGTGCTGTGCGCGGTCGGCGGCATCCTCATGCTCACCCGGCCCCTCACCCGGATCCTGCTGGGCGCGGTGATCGCGGGCAACGGCATCAACCTGCTCGTCCTGGCAGCCACCGGAACGGCCGGCCGCGAACCCCTGCTCTACGGCGTCGCGCTGGGCGAGGTCACCGATCCGCTGCCCCAGGCCATCGCCCTCACCGCCATCGTCATCACGCTCGCCACCACCGCGTTCCTCCTGGCCATGGCCTACCGCAGCCACCAGCTGACCGGCACGGACGAGGTCCACGACGACCTGGAGGACCGGCGCATCGTGCTGCGCGCCGAGGTGTTGGGCGAGCGCGACGAACTGCGCGAGTGGTACCGGGCCGAGTCCGACCGTACGGACGCGGAACGCCGCCGGTACCGGCAGGAGCGCCGCCGGCTGAGAGCCAGACTGCGTGCCGACCGTGCGCTCCAGGCCCGTGGCCGGGACGCGTCCGGGGACCTGTGGCACGACGTCCTGGGCGCGGACCCGGAGCACTACGCGGCGGCGGGGGACGACGAGAGCCCCGGCCCGGCACCCGGCTCCGGCCCCACCCCGGCCCCAGGCCCCGGCACGGGCCCCGACACCGCCCCAGACGACGCGAACCGAGGAGACACCGGGTGA
- a CDS encoding Na+/H+ antiporter subunit D translates to MNALVPLPVLLPLCATGLSLAFGTRLKQFQRFISVAVLTAVLGLSVTLMIAADMDGPLTVHLGDFAPPLGITLVADRLSGLMLTVSSAVTLCVLVYSLGQGMADRDEETPVAVFHPAYLVLVAGVSCTFLAGDLVNLYVGFEIMLVASFVLLTLGGTGPRVRAGSTYVIISLFSSMLFLTAIAMTYAATGTANFAQLAVRLAALPLGVQTLIQAMLLTVFAIKAAVFPLAAWLPDSYPTAPAPVTAVFAGLLTKVGVYCMLRTETLLFPGNRLGDLLMAAALASMVVGILGAVAQTDLKRLLSFTLISHIGYMVFGIGLATREAYGGAIVYVVHHITVQTTLFLVAGLIERRGGTTELTRLGGIAKSAPLLAVLFFVPAMNLAGIPPLSGFIGKLGLMRAGVADGSVWAWILVIGSTATSLLTLYVMAKVWNLAFWRAAPPGQALDGTVLESDEEDDSDSDEGPDRMPGTGDEGIRPRHQPAGRAVAATLHGHAVTTTTKLPRPMTWATAATVALGLAFTVFAGPLTSYTDRSAAELLARSPYIEAVLGR, encoded by the coding sequence GTGAACGCACTCGTCCCGCTGCCGGTGCTGCTGCCACTCTGCGCCACCGGCCTGAGCCTCGCCTTCGGCACCCGGCTCAAACAGTTCCAGCGCTTCATCAGCGTCGCCGTGCTCACCGCCGTACTGGGGCTCTCGGTCACCCTGATGATCGCCGCCGACATGGACGGCCCGCTCACCGTGCACCTCGGCGACTTCGCCCCACCGCTCGGCATCACCCTGGTCGCCGACCGGCTCTCCGGGCTGATGCTGACGGTCTCCTCGGCCGTCACCCTCTGCGTCCTCGTCTACTCCCTCGGCCAGGGCATGGCCGACCGGGACGAGGAGACACCCGTGGCGGTCTTCCACCCCGCCTACCTGGTCCTGGTCGCCGGCGTCTCCTGCACCTTCCTCGCCGGTGACCTGGTCAACCTCTACGTCGGCTTCGAGATCATGCTGGTCGCCAGCTTCGTCCTGCTCACCCTCGGCGGCACCGGCCCCCGGGTCCGCGCGGGCTCCACCTACGTGATCATCTCCCTGTTCTCCTCGATGCTCTTCCTCACCGCCATCGCGATGACGTACGCGGCCACCGGCACCGCCAACTTCGCCCAGCTGGCCGTGCGCCTGGCCGCACTTCCGCTGGGCGTCCAGACCCTGATCCAGGCGATGCTGCTGACCGTCTTCGCCATCAAGGCCGCCGTCTTCCCGCTCGCCGCATGGCTCCCCGACTCCTACCCGACCGCGCCCGCCCCGGTCACCGCGGTCTTCGCCGGACTGCTCACCAAGGTCGGCGTCTACTGCATGCTGCGCACCGAGACCCTGCTCTTCCCCGGCAACCGGCTCGGCGATCTGCTGATGGCGGCCGCCCTTGCCTCCATGGTCGTCGGCATCCTGGGAGCCGTCGCCCAGACCGACCTGAAGCGGCTGCTCTCCTTCACCCTCATCAGCCACATCGGCTACATGGTCTTCGGGATCGGGCTCGCCACCCGGGAGGCGTACGGCGGTGCGATCGTCTACGTCGTCCACCACATCACCGTGCAGACGACGCTCTTCCTGGTGGCCGGGCTGATCGAACGGCGCGGCGGCACCACCGAACTCACCAGGCTCGGCGGAATCGCCAAGTCCGCCCCGCTCCTGGCCGTCCTCTTCTTCGTACCCGCGATGAACCTGGCCGGGATCCCGCCGCTGTCCGGATTCATCGGCAAGCTCGGACTCATGCGCGCCGGTGTCGCCGACGGCAGTGTCTGGGCATGGATCCTCGTCATCGGATCGACGGCGACCAGCCTCCTCACGCTGTATGTGATGGCCAAGGTGTGGAACCTGGCGTTCTGGCGGGCCGCACCCCCCGGGCAGGCGCTGGACGGCACGGTCCTGGAGTCCGACGAGGAGGACGACAGCGACTCCGACGAAGGCCCGGACCGGATGCCCGGCACCGGCGACGAAGGGATCCGCCCCCGCCACCAGCCGGCCGGACGCGCGGTCGCGGCCACCCTGCACGGCCACGCCGTCACCACCACGACGAAGCTGCCGCGGCCGATGACCTGGGCCACCGCCGCGACGGTCGCGCTCGGACTCGCCTTCACCGTGTTCGCCGGGCCGCTGACGTCGTACACCGACCGCTCGGCCGCCGAACTCCTCGCACGCTCCCCCTATATCGAGGCGGTGCTCGGACGGTGA
- a CDS encoding MFS transporter: MSEDHDPSDVTATPGPGRRPGPEEGGKWLTTGVGSVSVTSFLSDSGHEIATAVLPSFVTSVLHGSAASLGLIEGVSDALTGVMKLVGGPLANDPRRRRRMVTGGYLGTAIATAAIGLATAVWQVGVLRALAWSSRGLRSPAKDTLLASLVPRHAFGRAYGLERAGDNLGAVVGPLAAAGLVAWLGIRPAIWLSFVPGVLAAVTITVAAREARRRHADGNRVPIRLRFAGLWDAGLLRPMLPILLFEFGNVAVTLLILRATQLLQANGHSATAAASLAILIYAAHNAVGAVVAYAGGHWIDRAGPRVVFAAGSALYVLAYAGFAVGSQSWWVLLLFFSLAGAGIGCAETAESALVAQLLPDRLRGSGFGILGAVQACGDVAATVVVGILYTAVSPTAGFLYAAGWMLLSVLGAVALASGRRTDSAAPGRPRKS, encoded by the coding sequence GTGTCTGAAGATCATGACCCATCCGATGTCACCGCCACTCCGGGCCCGGGCCGACGCCCCGGCCCGGAGGAGGGCGGGAAATGGCTGACCACCGGGGTGGGCAGCGTCTCGGTGACGAGTTTCCTCTCCGATTCCGGCCATGAGATCGCGACGGCGGTACTTCCCAGCTTCGTGACGAGCGTTCTGCACGGTTCCGCCGCTTCGCTGGGGCTGATCGAGGGTGTCAGTGATGCGCTCACCGGGGTCATGAAGCTGGTCGGCGGCCCGTTGGCCAACGACCCGCGCCGACGGCGCCGCATGGTCACCGGCGGCTATCTCGGTACCGCGATCGCGACCGCTGCCATCGGTCTGGCCACGGCGGTGTGGCAGGTCGGTGTCCTGCGCGCACTCGCCTGGTCGTCCCGGGGCTTGCGCTCGCCGGCCAAGGACACGCTCCTCGCGTCCCTGGTACCGCGCCACGCCTTCGGCCGTGCGTACGGTCTGGAGCGCGCCGGTGACAACCTCGGGGCGGTGGTCGGACCTCTGGCCGCCGCCGGTCTGGTGGCCTGGCTGGGTATCCGGCCGGCGATCTGGCTGTCATTCGTCCCCGGCGTCCTGGCCGCGGTCACGATCACCGTCGCGGCCCGTGAGGCACGTCGCCGCCACGCGGACGGCAACCGGGTCCCGATCCGGCTGCGGTTCGCCGGGCTGTGGGACGCGGGGCTACTGAGACCCATGCTGCCGATCCTGCTCTTCGAGTTCGGCAACGTCGCCGTCACGCTGCTGATCCTGCGGGCCACCCAACTCCTGCAGGCCAATGGCCACTCGGCCACCGCCGCAGCGTCCCTGGCCATTTTGATCTACGCCGCGCACAACGCCGTCGGCGCGGTCGTCGCCTATGCCGGCGGCCACTGGATCGACCGGGCGGGACCGCGTGTCGTGTTCGCCGCCGGATCGGCTCTCTACGTCCTGGCCTACGCGGGGTTCGCGGTCGGGTCGCAGTCCTGGTGGGTGCTGCTGCTCTTCTTCAGCCTGGCCGGGGCCGGTATCGGATGCGCGGAGACCGCGGAATCCGCCCTCGTCGCCCAACTCCTGCCGGACCGGCTGCGCGGCAGCGGATTCGGCATCCTCGGCGCCGTACAGGCTTGCGGTGATGTCGCGGCCACCGTTGTGGTCGGGATCCTGTACACCGCCGTCTCCCCGACCGCCGGCTTCCTCTACGCCGCCGGGTGGATGCTGCTCTCCGTCCTGGGCGCCGTTGCTCTCGCGTCCGGCCGGCGGACCGATTCGGCCGCACCGGGCCGGCCGCGGAAGTCCTGA
- a CDS encoding monovalent cation/H+ antiporter complex subunit F yields the protein MSATETVDRVLLIAAVVLIIIAGAGLLTRIWLGPSMLDRAISLDVCAALIIAGLGAKSAFARDPFYFPIMLVLAFLGFTGSVGIARFIAVRDRPPARPRADSAKRTGRDAP from the coding sequence ATGAGTGCCACGGAGACCGTCGACCGGGTGCTGCTCATCGCAGCCGTCGTCTTGATCATCATCGCCGGGGCGGGCCTGCTGACCCGCATCTGGCTGGGCCCCTCCATGCTGGACCGGGCGATCTCGCTGGACGTCTGCGCGGCCCTGATCATCGCCGGGCTCGGCGCCAAGTCGGCCTTCGCGCGCGACCCGTTCTACTTCCCGATCATGCTGGTGCTGGCCTTCCTCGGCTTCACCGGTTCGGTCGGCATCGCACGTTTCATCGCCGTACGCGACCGGCCGCCGGCCCGCCCGCGCGCCGACAGCGCCAAGAGGACGGGCAGGGACGCACCATGA